One Siniperca chuatsi isolate FFG_IHB_CAS linkage group LG3, ASM2008510v1, whole genome shotgun sequence genomic region harbors:
- the LOC122873579 gene encoding inactive rhomboid protein 2-like, protein MASQGGEEPPSNASQSDSRLKSKKPPSLVIAIPPPEEMMSHDPAKQPLRPSLKKSASGQATASVSESISGAGDGRFSVRDRRAKFGRQTSLSQSIRRNTAQWFGVGEGCETKQQVWHRKSLRHCSQRYGKLKPQYRESETATSIDQGLDSPATNKMPKIVDPLARGRAFRCPDEMDSRSPRTPHTTQGGPITPGVISLSSVTSQRSGYSRFPKRKRESVARMSIRAASNLLRGRSGLAGSQTGRSFPKRSFARSSWMDEDTVDSAGTSESLFFSKVDAHDELYSMADDVFESPPMSACCAPSEQPDQKFPSLKDISRTPRTPIAVPEKGHPRRGGRIASQVKHFAFDKQKRQYGMGVVGKWLNRHYRRSLSSNIQKQLDDFHSHRPYFTYWITFVHIVITLLSCCTYGFAPVGFAQHSTSELVLKNKGIYESVKYIQQENFWIGPSSEDLIHLGAKFSPCIRQDTQIVSLIQKAKDLERESGCCVQNDNSGCVQTHSSDCSETLATFIKWKNEQVDINRFSGSVCHQDPRVCEEPASAEPHTWPDDITQWPVCTYPKKWNHTGYRHMDCNIKGRPCCIGTKGRCEITTREYCSFMHGYFHEDATLCSQVHCLDDVCGLLPFLNPDVPDQFYRLWLSLFLHAGLLHCVVSVVFQMTILRDLEKLAGWARISIIYILSGITGNLASALFLPYRAEVGPAGSQFGLLACLFVELFQGWQMLEKPWKAFLKLLCIVLFLFLCGLLPWIDNIAHIFGFLSGMLLSFAFLPYVTFGTFDKYRKRILIAVSMLAYIGLFSSLIVWFYIYPINWHWLEHLTCLPFTSKFCEKYDIDHDINDVVH, encoded by the exons CCACTACGACCGTCACTGAAAAAAAGTGCGAGTGGTCAAGCCACCGCTTCTGTGTCAGAGAGCATCAGTGGAGCCGGAGATGGACGCTTCTCAGTCAGAGACAGAAGGGCAAAGTTTGGTAGACAAACGTCGCTCTCACAAAGCATCCGCAG GAATACAGCCCAGTGGTTTGGGGTGGGGGAAGGCTGTGAGACCAAGCAGCAGGTATGGCACAGGAAGAGCCTGCGCCACTGCAGCCAGCGTTATGGCAAGCTAAAGCCCCAGTATAGAGAGTCTGAGACGGCCACCAGCATCGACCAGGGCCTGGACTCACCAGCAACAAACAAGATGCCCAAG ATTGTGGATCCCCTGGCACGGGGCCGAGCCTTCCGTTGCCCAGATGAGATGGACAGTCGCTCCCCCAGGACACCCCACACCACTCAGGGGGGTCCCATTACCCCGGGTGTCATCTCACTCAGCTCCGTCACCAGCCAGCGCTCTGGGTACAGCCGCTTCCCCAAGCGTAAGAGGGAGTCCGTCGCCCGCATGAGCATCCGAGCTGCATCCAATCTGCTGAGG GGTCGTAGCGGCTTGGCAGGTTCCCAGACAGGTCGCAGTTTCCCTAAGAGGAGCTTTGCCAGGTCCAGCTGGATGGACGAGGACACTGTGGACTCTGCAGGCACGTCCGAGTCGCTCTTCTTCAGCAAG GTTGATGCCCATGATGAGTTGTACTCTATGGCTGATGACGTATTTGAATCGCCTCCCATGTCTGCATGTTGTGCTCCCAGCGAGCAGCCTGACCAGAAGTTCCCAAGCCT TAAGGACATATCTCGAACACCCAGGACACCAATAGCAGTGCCCGAAAAGGGCCATCCTCGTCGGGGTGGTCGCATCGCCTCCCAAGTTAAGCACTTTGCATTTGACAAACAAAAGCGTCAGTACGGCATGGGCGTTGTTGGGAAGTGGCTGAACCGACACTACCGACGCAGTCTCAGCAGCAACATACAGAAGCAGCTGGACGACTTCCACAGCCACAG GCCATATTTTACCTACTGGATCACGTTTGTCCATATAGTAATCACTTTGCTATCCTGTTGTACATATGGTTTTGCGCCTGTGGGGTTTGCACAACATTCTACATCTGAACTG GTGCTGAAGAACAAAGGCATTTATGAGAGTGTCAAGTATATCCAACAGGAGAACTTCTGGATCGGTCCTAGCTCT GAGGACCTGATCCACCTGGGGGCCAAGTTCTCACCGTGTATCCGTCAGGACACACAGATAGTTAGTCTGATCCAAAAGGCCAAAGACCTGGAGAGAGAGTCTGGCTGCTGCGTTCAGAATGACAACTCTGGATGTGTGCAGACCCACAGCTCCGACTGCTCC GAGACGCTGGCTACCTttattaaatggaaaaatgaGCAGGTGGACATCAACAGGTTCTCTGGTTCTGTCTGTCACCAGGATCCCAG AGTGTGTGAAGAGCCTGCCTCTGCAGAGCCTCATACATGgccggatgacatcacccagtGGCCG GTGTGTACTTATCCCAAGAAGTGGAACCACACAGGCTACAGACACATGGACTGTAACATCAAGGGACGGCCTTGCTGCATAGGAACTAAGGGCAG ATGTGAGATCACGACCAGAGAGTATTGCTCTTTCATGCATGGTTACTTCCATGAGGATGCCACACTCTGCTCacag GTCCATTGTCTGGATGATGTGTGCGGCTTGCTGCCCTTCCTCAACCCTGATGTTCCTGATCAGTTCTACCgtctctggctctctctcttcctccatgcTGG gctgtTACACTGCGTGGTGTCAGTGGTGTTCCAGATGACCATACTGAGAGACCTGGAGAAGCTGGCAGGTTGGGCCCGCATCTCCATCATTTATATCCTCAGTGGTATCACTGGAAACCTCGCCTCTGCCCTGTTCCTGCCTTACAGAGCTGAG GTGGGTCCAGCAGGGTCTCAGTTTGGACTCCTTGCTTGCCTGTTTGTTGAGCTGTTTCAAGGTTGGCAGATGCTGGAGAAGCCATGGAAGGCCTTTCTCAAACTGTTGTGCattgtcctcttcctcttcctgtgcGGCCTCCTGCCGTGGATCGACAACATCGCCCACATCTTTGGTTTCCTCAGCGGCATGCTGCTCTCCTTTGCCTTCCTACCCTACGTCACCTTCGGGACTTTTGACAAGTACCGGAAACGTATCCTCATTGCTGTCTCAATGTTGGCCTACATCGGGCTGTTCTCTTCCCTCATCGTTTGGTTTTATATTTACCCCATTAACTGGCACTGGCTGGAGCATCTCACCTGCCTGCCCTTCACAAGCAAGTTCTGTGAAAAGTACGACATAGACCACGACATTAACGATGTTGTGCACTAG